Proteins encoded in a region of the Carassius auratus strain Wakin unplaced genomic scaffold, ASM336829v1 scaf_tig00034766, whole genome shotgun sequence genome:
- the LOC113081647 gene encoding cysteine-rich venom protein ENH1-like gives MFAVTVCILGLLHLSAACNLSGVCTDLTSVQQEIVDLHNAYRRTVKPPASNMLKMRWSDAVAESAQGWIDQCNMTHGPPSSRLIDGYEMGENLFKGSALYSWTDVINAWHSEVNNYEYPTGSTNGQPTGHYTQVVWYSSYEVGCAMAKCGSSYFYGCHYYRAGNFRGVPPYSLGDPCAACPDHCEDDLCTNPCPYVNTVTNCDELKEMATCDHSLVSQWCPASCQCEDKIIPIARK, from the exons ATGTTTGCAGTAACAGTTTGTATCCTGGGATTGCTCCATTTGAGCGCTGCCTGCAACTTG TCAG GCGTCTGTACAGACCTGACTTCAGTTCAGCAGGAGATCGTGGATCTACACAACGCCTACCGAAGGACTGTGAAGCCGCCTGCCAGCAACATGCTGAAAATG CGTTGGAGCGATGCAGTGGCAGAGTCAGCTCAAGGCTGGATTGATCAGTGTAACATGACACATGGACCACCGAGCAGCCGTCTGATTGACG GATATGAAATGGGTGAAAATCTCTTCAAGGGCTCTGCGCTTTATTCATGGACTGATGTGATAAATGCCTGGCACAGCGAAGTCAACAATTATGAATATCCCACCGGATCCACCAACGGTCAGCCGACTGGACATTACACACAG GTGGTGTGGTACAGCTCGTATGAGGTCGGTTGTGCCATGGCTAAGTGTGGAAGCTCCTACTTCTACGGATGCCATTACTACAGAGC AGGGAATTTCAGAGGAGTCCCACCGTACTCGCTGGGTGATCCATGTGCTGCCTGTCCGGACCACTGTGAAGACGATCTGTGCA CTAATCCCTGTCCGTACGTCAACACGGTCACCAATTGCGATGAACTGAAAGAGATGGCCACTTGTGACCACTCCCTGGTGAGCCAGTGGTGTCCAGCCAGTTGTCAATGTGAAGACAAAATCATCCCCATTGCGAGGAAATGA